In the genome of Prevotella sp. HUN102, one region contains:
- a CDS encoding energy transducer TonB: protein MKKVTCLLLLFVFCVRSASPTGQVGDVIYYGGEKWELLAHPLSMNAELNGKIRKMLPEVGYVTSNWTGYTGYWSVDDSLLVLDSICLRDKGSTMKKLDKDKMMAVCAAYVQKGKIVASWVSGSLRLGKDSLLYYLHSGFERNYQREVLLTMEKGRIIKAKSFENEVYPGLTVEEVFQRDSVENYIPIADLPTIEGHKILFDVSFGRTETVGKIEECKVCVKKAIPDDLTDDQKAHIESFIAQAICSVYPWKEYRINGARKFFERNKAIVLDGTRPTRGRIYEFCEEMPEFPGGLNAMFKFIAEHIQIPAIHIDDCINWRSVVKIVVETDGTISSPIIVKGGEDGFGTETLKVIRQFPRFKPAKQGGKPVRCWLMIPVRFRFY, encoded by the coding sequence ATGAAGAAAGTTACCTGTTTATTATTGCTTTTCGTTTTCTGCGTCCGAAGTGCTTCGCCAACTGGTCAGGTGGGAGATGTAATATACTATGGAGGCGAGAAATGGGAACTTTTGGCGCACCCTCTTTCAATGAACGCAGAGTTGAACGGAAAAATCAGAAAGATGCTGCCCGAAGTCGGCTATGTAACGTCCAATTGGACGGGCTATACGGGCTATTGGTCGGTGGATGATTCATTGTTGGTGCTGGACAGTATCTGCTTACGGGACAAGGGTTCGACGATGAAAAAGCTCGACAAAGACAAGATGATGGCAGTCTGCGCTGCGTATGTTCAGAAGGGAAAGATTGTTGCTTCTTGGGTTTCGGGCAGCTTACGACTGGGCAAGGATTCTCTGCTGTATTATCTTCATAGTGGTTTCGAGCGCAATTATCAGCGTGAAGTGCTGCTGACGATGGAAAAGGGCAGAATAATAAAGGCCAAATCGTTTGAAAACGAGGTTTATCCCGGCTTGACAGTAGAGGAGGTTTTTCAGCGGGATTCGGTGGAAAATTATATCCCGATTGCCGATTTGCCCACGATTGAGGGACACAAGATTTTATTCGATGTAAGTTTTGGGCGTACAGAAACGGTGGGCAAGATAGAAGAGTGCAAAGTTTGTGTTAAGAAAGCAATCCCCGACGACCTTACCGACGACCAGAAAGCACATATCGAATCGTTTATTGCACAGGCAATCTGCTCTGTCTATCCTTGGAAGGAATATAGAATAAACGGTGCGCGCAAGTTCTTTGAACGCAACAAAGCCATTGTTCTTGACGGAACAAGACCCACGCGTGGACGTATTTATGAATTTTGTGAAGAGATGCCTGAATTTCCGGGTGGTTTGAATGCTATGTTCAAGTTTATAGCTGAGCACATTCAAATTCCTGCTATCCATATAGATGATTGCATTAATTGGCGTTCGGTAGTGAAAATTGTTGTAGAAACCGATGGAACCATCAGTTCGCCAATCATCGTCAAAGGGGGAGAAGACGGATTCGGAACGGAAACATTGAAGGTTATCAGGCAGTTTCCACGTTTCAAACCAGCAAAGCAAGGAGGAAAACCGGTGCGCTGCTGGCTTATGATACCGGTCAGATTCCGATTTTATTAA
- the crcB gene encoding fluoride efflux transporter CrcB, whose product MMKEFLLVGIGSFLGGGMRFLVSKAMISWMASSFPLGTFTVNIIGCLIIGFVSGLPLGGWFSPNTKLILTTGFCGGFTTFSTFMNENSSLAKDGNFTLAALYIFASLAIGFLCVTAGHQLAKTFQ is encoded by the coding sequence ATTATGAAAGAGTTTTTACTCGTAGGCATTGGCAGTTTCCTTGGTGGTGGAATGCGCTTTCTCGTTTCAAAAGCAATGATCTCTTGGATGGCATCCTCTTTCCCTTTAGGCACGTTCACGGTAAACATCATCGGATGTTTAATCATTGGTTTTGTTTCAGGTCTGCCACTCGGAGGATGGTTTTCGCCCAACACGAAACTTATTCTTACAACCGGTTTCTGCGGAGGATTCACAACTTTCTCCACCTTTATGAACGAAAACTCATCGCTCGCAAAGGACGGCAATTTCACATTGGCTGCTCTCTACATCTTCGCAAGTCTTGCCATCGGCTTCCTCTGCGTGACAGCCGGACACCAGTTGGCAAAAACATTCCAATAA
- a CDS encoding peptidylprolyl isomerase: MKKQFITLLLCLIAMAGQAQTDTLRHEVLLETDSGNIRVQLYTETPKHRDNFLKLTREGKYDGVLFHRVIKNFMVQSGDMGSKTAKSGQQLGDTPETYSIPAEIVYPKFLHKRGALAAAREPDDVNPEHASSASQFYIVWGIRYSDKQLDWAQGRLDEYTKGTVKMSPEVREIYKNIGGTPHLDATYTVFGEVVEGLEIVEKIQSAVCDENDRPNVDIRIIRATVVK, encoded by the coding sequence ATGAAAAAACAATTTATAACCTTGCTGCTTTGCCTGATTGCTATGGCTGGTCAGGCGCAAACCGATACCTTGCGACACGAAGTTCTCTTGGAAACCGACAGTGGAAACATTCGCGTTCAGCTTTATACTGAAACGCCGAAACACCGAGACAACTTCCTGAAACTGACGCGCGAAGGCAAATACGACGGCGTGCTTTTCCATCGTGTGATAAAGAATTTTATGGTGCAGTCGGGCGATATGGGTTCCAAGACTGCCAAGTCGGGGCAGCAGTTGGGTGACACACCGGAGACATATTCGATTCCTGCCGAAATCGTCTACCCTAAGTTCCTGCACAAGCGTGGGGCTTTGGCTGCCGCAAGAGAGCCTGACGACGTGAATCCGGAGCACGCTTCCTCGGCATCGCAGTTCTACATCGTCTGGGGCATTCGCTATTCCGACAAGCAATTGGACTGGGCACAGGGACGACTGGACGAATATACGAAGGGAACGGTAAAGATGTCGCCCGAAGTGCGTGAAATATATAAAAACATCGGTGGTACGCCTCATTTGGATGCTACCTACACAGTCTTTGGAGAAGTGGTGGAAGGACTGGAGATTGTAGAGAAAATCCAATCTGCTGTCTGCGATGAAAACGACCGTCCGAATGTTGATATAAGAATCATCAGGGCTACGGTTGTGAAATAA
- a CDS encoding DUF5715 family protein produces MVRRIYKKRPKFNPYKTIAIASCLFVLGVIAACVSGKYSGTGSTFRKDDASVSSKYHFKDLNGQQLEAATKYGITPIERRSEVRKKARKLNKITSNKYYLLDPMTHSSPYLTDGAKQLLKTIGKRFQKKLKKAGYRSHRIIATSMLRTREDVASLRKVNGNASSNSSHMYGTTFDLSYTRYNRISTDGEPVNNDVMANMLGEVIYELREEGKCWVIFERNQHCFHITVRKK; encoded by the coding sequence ATGGTTAGAAGAATATATAAGAAAAGACCAAAATTCAACCCGTACAAGACGATTGCAATAGCATCGTGTCTTTTTGTACTGGGCGTGATTGCTGCGTGTGTGAGCGGCAAATATAGTGGAACTGGCAGCACTTTCCGGAAAGATGACGCATCGGTAAGCAGCAAATATCACTTCAAAGACCTGAACGGACAGCAGCTTGAGGCGGCAACGAAATATGGAATTACGCCCATTGAACGTAGAAGCGAAGTAAGGAAAAAGGCAAGAAAGCTGAACAAGATAACGTCGAACAAGTATTATCTGCTCGACCCGATGACGCATTCAAGCCCTTATCTCACTGACGGTGCCAAGCAGTTACTCAAGACCATCGGCAAACGGTTTCAGAAAAAGCTGAAGAAAGCGGGCTATCGTTCGCACAGAATCATTGCAACCTCTATGTTGCGCACCCGCGAAGATGTGGCAAGTCTGCGGAAAGTGAACGGCAACGCATCCTCAAATTCCTCACATATGTATGGCACAACATTCGATTTGAGCTATACCCGGTACAACAGAATCAGCACGGACGGCGAACCCGTGAACAACGATGTGATGGCAAATATGCTCGGCGAAGTGATTTACGAACTCAGAGAAGAGGGAAAATGCTGGGTGATTTTCGAGAGAAATCAGCATTGTTTCCACATAACCGTGAGAAAAAAATGA
- a CDS encoding 4-hydroxy-3-methylbut-2-enyl diphosphate reductase, with protein MLQIEIDDGSGFCFGVTTAIKKAEEELQKGTKLYCLGDIVHNSMEVERLTKRGLITINHDELKELRNVTVLLRAHGEPPETYELARKNNIEIIDATCPVVLALQRRIKNQYERGANAASAETDERVLKDTGCSLADENTEVRKSTPYNIGGELREKADNKDSQIVIFGKPGHAEVLGLVGQTHSEAIVVEKFEEIKQLDFKRNIYLYSQTTKSLNEFHKIIEYIQENISPNATFRSFDTICRQVANRMPNISSFATKHDLVLFVAGRKSSNGKVLFHECLSVNPNSHQVESADEIDMAWFKNVNTVGICGATSTPKWLMEECRDEILRKVNGVMV; from the coding sequence ATGCTTCAAATAGAAATAGACGACGGCAGCGGCTTCTGCTTTGGCGTAACGACAGCCATAAAGAAAGCTGAAGAAGAATTGCAGAAAGGAACGAAACTGTACTGTCTGGGCGACATCGTTCACAACAGTATGGAGGTGGAACGGCTCACAAAAAGAGGGTTGATTACCATCAATCACGATGAGTTGAAGGAACTCCGCAACGTTACCGTATTGCTGCGTGCCCACGGCGAACCACCGGAAACCTATGAATTGGCACGGAAGAACAATATAGAGATTATCGATGCCACCTGTCCTGTGGTGCTTGCCCTGCAAAGAAGAATCAAGAATCAGTATGAAAGAGGGGCGAATGCTGCTTCGGCAGAAACGGATGAACGGGTATTGAAAGACACCGGATGCTCCCTTGCCGACGAAAATACCGAAGTTCGGAAATCTACACCTTATAATATAGGTGGAGAATTGCGGGAAAAGGCTGACAATAAAGACAGCCAGATAGTTATTTTCGGCAAACCCGGACACGCCGAGGTGTTAGGATTGGTGGGGCAGACACACAGCGAGGCTATCGTTGTAGAGAAGTTCGAGGAAATAAAGCAGTTGGATTTCAAACGGAACATCTATCTCTATTCCCAGACAACAAAGAGCCTGAACGAATTTCATAAGATAATTGAATACATTCAGGAGAACATTTCTCCCAATGCAACTTTCAGAAGTTTCGATACCATTTGCCGACAGGTGGCGAATCGTATGCCGAATATTTCGTCCTTTGCCACAAAACACGACCTTGTACTCTTCGTTGCAGGGCGGAAAAGCTCCAACGGCAAGGTGCTTTTCCACGAATGCCTGAGCGTGAACCCCAATTCGCATCAGGTGGAAAGTGCCGATGAGATAGATATGGCGTGGTTCAAGAATGTAAACACCGTTGGCATCTGTGGTGCAACGAGCACGCCGAAATGGCTGATGGAGGAATGCAGAGACGAAATCCTCCGTAAGGTAAACGGCGTAATGGTGTAA
- a CDS encoding DUF2284 domain-containing protein codes for MSTREITSIGEAKDKGFSLSNIATTIPVKEYADGYRDIEKFLGLCKQCPRFGKSWTCPPCEFDVTEYVEQFKYAHILSMKMTFDEETMNKTNTAEDVRTVCDEAMKFSLTKASAYLRKYERKYPGSICFLGSRCLLCGSKPCARLENKPCRHPKDVRVSLEAVGFDLGKTSQDLLGIEMKWGKPDRLPEYITLITALLTNDENLVLT; via the coding sequence ATGAGCACAAGAGAAATAACATCTATCGGCGAAGCTAAGGACAAAGGTTTCAGCCTATCGAACATCGCTACCACCATCCCCGTAAAGGAATATGCAGATGGTTACAGGGACATTGAGAAGTTTCTCGGTTTATGCAAACAATGCCCTCGCTTCGGAAAGAGCTGGACTTGTCCTCCCTGTGAATTTGACGTTACCGAATACGTGGAACAATTCAAATATGCCCACATATTGAGTATGAAGATGACGTTCGACGAGGAAACGATGAACAAGACCAATACTGCCGAAGACGTGCGCACCGTTTGCGATGAGGCTATGAAATTCAGCCTGACGAAGGCATCTGCCTATCTCAGAAAATACGAACGGAAATACCCCGGAAGCATCTGTTTTTTAGGTTCCCGCTGCCTGCTTTGCGGCTCAAAGCCTTGCGCCCGACTGGAAAACAAGCCGTGCCGACATCCAAAGGACGTGCGTGTTTCGCTGGAAGCAGTAGGTTTCGACCTTGGAAAAACAAGTCAAGACCTGTTGGGAATTGAAATGAAATGGGGAAAACCAGACCGCCTTCCCGAATACATCACGCTCATCACGGCTCTTCTCACGAACGACGAGAACCTTGTGCTGACCTGA
- a CDS encoding endonuclease MutS2, whose protein sequence is MIYPNNFEQKIGFNEIRSLLHQRCLSTLGKEEVDRMEFSIDTNQINQWMEELREFRRIQEGVEDFPLDNVFDVRQSVARIRLQGTYMEVDELFDLKRSLETIIAIVKFLSAGEERDDGEIRRFYPALYALADGVATFPILVQRISQIIDKFGKMRDTASPDLLQIRRELARVEGSISRTLNSILRAAQSEGVVEKDVAPTMRDGRLVIPVAPGMKRRISGIVHDESATGRTVYIEPTEVVEANNKIRELENEERREIIRILTEFAKQVRPHVAEILDSYHFLARIDFIRSKAELARLFKAFEPKISPEPQIDWIRSVHPLLQLSLARKALAANVDESIEQKPNTVVPLDIRLTEDKRILIISGPNAGGKSVCLKTVGLLQYMLQCGLSIPVGDRSETGTFHHLMIDIGDEQSIENDLSTYSSHLMNMKNMMKQADNRTLILIDEFGTGTEPQIGGAIAESVLKQFWQKKAWAVITTHYQNLKHFAEDHPGVANGAMLYDRHEMRPLFQLSIGRPGSSFAIEIARKTGIPDEVIKDASEIVGSDYIQSDKYLQDIVRDKRYWESKRQTIHSHEKELEKTIAKYEKEMEELRESRKQIINRAKAQAEEMIKESNRRIENVIREIREQQAEKEATKRLRQQLADYEASILEGDGTIPANNSKGNGKKPANKQDMRNSGLLSDEDFQKKIDEIKNRKERHEQHKKDKTERKQAAVESLRTAIQKQKDGKTIKEGDSVRIKGLTSIGKVESIDGKQAVVIFGGMRTKMQLNRLEHADTASIQESQKQFQAYNYSRETRETIDKHRNQFRQELDVRGLRADEAINQVQYFIDDAILVGAGQVKILHGKGNGILRTMIRQYLNSIPNVQSFRDEHVQFGGAGITIVEL, encoded by the coding sequence ATGATATATCCCAACAACTTTGAACAAAAGATAGGTTTCAACGAAATACGTTCGCTGCTCCATCAACGCTGTTTGTCTACACTTGGAAAGGAAGAAGTGGACCGAATGGAGTTTTCCATTGATACAAATCAGATTAATCAGTGGATGGAAGAACTGCGCGAATTTAGGAGAATACAGGAAGGAGTGGAGGACTTTCCACTCGACAACGTGTTTGATGTTCGGCAGAGCGTGGCGCGTATTCGCTTGCAGGGCACGTATATGGAGGTCGATGAACTCTTCGATTTGAAGCGTTCGCTGGAAACTATCATTGCCATCGTGAAGTTTCTGAGCGCAGGCGAGGAACGGGACGACGGAGAGATAAGGAGATTCTACCCGGCTTTGTACGCATTGGCCGATGGAGTGGCAACGTTTCCGATACTCGTGCAGCGCATCAGTCAGATCATCGACAAGTTTGGGAAGATGCGCGACACGGCATCGCCCGATCTCCTGCAAATCAGAAGAGAGCTTGCAAGGGTGGAGGGGAGCATATCGCGCACGCTGAACAGCATTCTCCGTGCTGCCCAGAGCGAAGGAGTGGTGGAGAAAGATGTTGCTCCTACAATGCGCGACGGCCGTCTTGTGATACCTGTTGCACCGGGAATGAAGCGCAGAATATCGGGCATCGTTCACGATGAGAGTGCCACGGGTAGGACGGTTTACATAGAACCAACGGAGGTTGTGGAAGCAAACAACAAGATTCGTGAGTTGGAGAATGAGGAACGAAGGGAAATCATTCGCATTCTGACGGAATTTGCCAAGCAGGTTCGCCCACACGTGGCCGAGATTCTCGACTCCTATCATTTCCTTGCACGCATAGATTTCATACGCTCAAAGGCTGAATTGGCCAGACTTTTCAAGGCATTTGAACCCAAGATAAGCCCTGAACCACAGATAGATTGGATTCGTTCTGTTCATCCATTGCTTCAATTATCGCTGGCAAGAAAAGCATTGGCGGCGAATGTTGATGAAAGCATTGAGCAAAAGCCCAATACAGTTGTTCCTTTGGACATCAGACTGACCGAAGACAAGCGTATTCTGATTATCTCCGGACCGAATGCAGGTGGCAAATCGGTGTGTCTGAAAACGGTGGGATTGCTCCAATATATGCTTCAATGTGGTTTGTCGATTCCCGTCGGCGACCGTTCTGAAACGGGAACGTTCCATCATCTGATGATAGATATCGGCGATGAGCAGAGCATTGAGAACGACCTCAGTACGTATTCTTCGCATCTGATGAATATGAAGAATATGATGAAGCAGGCCGATAACCGAACGCTGATTCTCATTGATGAGTTCGGAACTGGTACAGAGCCGCAGATTGGCGGTGCAATTGCCGAATCCGTGCTGAAGCAATTCTGGCAAAAGAAGGCTTGGGCAGTGATAACCACGCACTATCAGAACCTGAAACACTTTGCCGAAGATCATCCGGGAGTAGCGAACGGCGCAATGCTGTACGACAGACACGAGATGCGTCCTTTGTTTCAACTCTCCATTGGTCGTCCGGGAAGCTCCTTTGCCATCGAGATTGCACGAAAGACGGGTATTCCTGACGAAGTAATAAAGGATGCTTCAGAGATAGTTGGCTCGGATTATATTCAGAGCGATAAGTATTTGCAGGACATTGTGCGCGACAAACGCTATTGGGAGAGCAAGCGACAGACTATCCACAGCCACGAAAAAGAGTTGGAGAAGACGATAGCAAAGTACGAAAAGGAGATGGAAGAGCTGCGCGAGAGTCGCAAGCAGATTATCAATCGCGCCAAAGCTCAGGCAGAAGAGATGATAAAGGAGAGCAACAGGCGCATTGAGAATGTGATTCGCGAGATTCGTGAACAGCAAGCCGAGAAGGAAGCAACGAAGCGATTACGGCAGCAGTTGGCTGATTACGAAGCAAGTATCCTTGAAGGAGATGGCACCATACCTGCAAACAACTCGAAAGGAAATGGGAAAAAACCTGCCAATAAGCAGGATATGCGCAATAGCGGACTTTTGAGTGATGAGGACTTTCAGAAGAAAATAGATGAAATAAAGAATAGAAAGGAACGCCACGAACAGCATAAGAAAGATAAAACCGAGCGCAAACAGGCTGCCGTGGAGTCATTGCGGACTGCAATTCAGAAGCAGAAGGACGGCAAGACCATCAAGGAAGGAGACTCAGTGCGTATCAAAGGCCTGACATCTATTGGAAAGGTGGAAAGCATCGACGGCAAGCAGGCCGTGGTTATATTCGGTGGAATGCGCACGAAGATGCAACTCAATAGGTTGGAACACGCCGATACGGCTTCCATTCAAGAGTCGCAAAAGCAATTCCAAGCCTACAATTACAGCCGTGAAACGCGCGAAACGATTGACAAGCATCGTAACCAGTTCCGGCAAGAACTGGACGTTCGGGGCTTGAGAGCCGATGAAGCCATCAATCAGGTGCAGTATTTCATCGACGATGCCATACTTGTCGGAGCCGGACAAGTGAAGATTCTGCACGGAAAAGGCAACGGCATTCTGCGAACGATGATTCGGCAGTATCTCAATTCCATTCCCAATGTGCAGAGTTTTCGCGACGAGCACGTGCAGTTCGGCGGTGCCGGAATCACGATAGTGGAATTGTAG